The window TTCATAACATGAATTGAAGCCACTTTCCTTCGTCGTTCAAATTAAAGCCGGCATTGGTTTTACATTGAAAATGTGCCGAAATTTTGCGATTTCACCTTTTCTTTTATGAATTGTGCATTGGTTTTAGATTATACTGATTTTTTGTCACTGTAAATCTTCAAATTTAACCATTTTCTATTAATTTCTGAACATGGGCCCAGTTAAAATGTTGCTATATGAATGTAAAACTCTGCATatttctcattattattattattttttattattaattccTCTGTATGGGTTTTAGGTGAAATACTATTATATCAATGTAACTCTGTAATTGAACTATTTGCTATCCATATCTGATCATGGGTCTTAGTTAAAATGATGCTATAGGAAGTAAAAATCTGCAAAATTCACTATTTCTGTTGTTGTTAACTGAACATTGTTGAGTTGAAATGCTTGTTCTGTTGGCGCTAATCAACAAAATATACTAATTTTATGCTTTTCTGAAAATGATTTATGGTCGAAGGTAACCTAAAATGGTTATCCTAAAAGGGttatgtaacggccattatgtaaCCGTTATGTGTTATGCGGTTGTAATGGCCCCATAAtggttgtaaaaaaaataaaaaaaaacagaaaaaagaaaaagaaaagaaaagtgtaatggccaccactgttaccgttatggaataccttgtttATCGTTGAAAATGCGAGAAAATGAACTGATGCaacaaagaaaaccaaacataAAAAACATAGAAGGATTTGCGTGGTTTGGTGTTGTGCGTACTCTACGGATGAGCCCCTATTGAAAACATTAATCCTCAAAAGGATTACAACCGTAGCAATATTCTAACCCCCCAAAACTAGAAAGGTGTTTCTTGTGTAATGATAATTCATCCCTATAAACAATATTAATACCCCCTACATGGAAATACCTAAAATACCTAGTGTGTGTTATCAGGATCCTATGACTTACAATTTACaatttgagttgaatcttaagcaaaacgatttgaatcccacctttgaatcatttttatatgaatcctacaattttatgatttgaatcctatgatttaggattcaaattatatgttctcttctattttaagcttcacttggctttcattttatgtttttaagttGGTGGaagctttaagaatcatttagaaaaaaaacctttctgaaaaataaaataaaattgtttagaaggtaatattttattttgttcttggTATgagattaaattatatatattctcttcaacgttATGAagcttttttttccttcttcatgaTTCTTACCTGTTAACTAGTTGAagcaccaaattgatgtatgacttatttggaatgtttttatggatgttATGATTATATTTACTTATATGTACTGTGgcatgatggttagaaatcaaatatCTTTTTTGATCAGTCTACATAATACAACGTCACTTATCTaacgtgattctacattcaagaaagttaACAAGAAAATATGTTATTAAAGGATCattgtatgttttttaaggaaaattctTTGAAAGaccaaaaaattaaatataataaaaaggaaagataagaatccttcaacactatcatgacatggtattacttggtgcatattgatggcaaacgGATGATTGctgagtttttattttatttatttatatttttaggaaaatcataaaaaatcttacaatttacgatACGATTTGCAATttgatacgattcaacccctattacgattcgcgatatgataatgattttgacaacattgaaaaTAGCCTATTTTGGCTGGGTTGGGTCTTTGAAAGGTCTGCAAATTCTACCCTTGTAATTGCTTTTTGAAGATGGGTTATGGTCGAAGCGCTGTTATAACAATGAAGAGTGTGCAATTTGAACATTCTTTCCTGTTTTCTGAAATGGGCTATGCTTAAAGTTCCGTTTTTTCGTGCTGTTTTACCAATCAATGAAAACCTGCGAATATtacctttttcaaaatattaattttgCAGTTAAATTAATGAGAACTGATGTCTAGATTCTCTCTTTTATGAAAATGGGTTCttctcttttctatttttagtattaGAATTGTATGCTTTGATAGTATTCTAAGTCCAGAAGTAGAAGAAATAGGTGTCTGCATATGCTTAGTTTAAATGCTATCCTGCTGATGTATTATATATTTCATTTCTTAGTCTTCATTCTGAACATGGTCTGTGATTAAAATTCTATTTCCTGTTATAAATCTCCAAGAGGTTTGCTCGAATTAATCCTGATGTATTGCAATAAGATACATCTGGGCTCCAgatgttggatttttttttttttgtttttcaacaaCTAAAACTGTCTATTTGATGGAGCTCCTGTTGGATGGGGGATGCCTGAAAAGACTCTTGGGTGAATGTTTCCGCCCTTTGGTTATATAAAGGTTATGGTGACCATTCATGTTCAAAGCTAAAGAGCTAAATTATGAAATGGTTGAAGTAATTGAACTCAAAGCTTTTATTTGTCGACTTTCCATCATTCGAAGTGAGACTCATTTTTAGTTGGAAGATGACCCGGATTCAAAGGCTAATGTCCTGATGTATCGTATTGCAATACCTTGGgatgtatttgagcaaacctcAATCTCCAATGGCTAGCTTCAGCATATGATTCTGTCAAATGATATTTGAGTTCTAAATAGTATTTTGGCAGTTTGAATTGAAGCAAATCATAATGTGACTTTCGGCCCACTTGGCTAGTCTGACTTAAAAGCGTAATTCACTTTTAGGGTTTGTTTGGCTAACCATTGTTAGACAGATTGAAATATACCCTGTATAGCTAGCATATCTTGTATAgttggtttccataggtagaggattctgattttattacttTTCTTGTATAaatgctgtaatctctatatattcaacccctttgggttgtcttaaatacacaaaagctttcagctcctctcggtttcatggtatcaaagctttaCTGATTCAAatccggcaccacctgtcagatccgaccatccTTGCTGCGTCCGGCCACCATCCTTGCtcgtccgaccacccctgcgtccacccctgctgcgtcgttcgaccatccctctgctcgtccagcccCTCCTGTTGCTTGTCCCGCGCCCCCTGTTGCTTTGTCCAACCACCCCCTGCTTGTCCAACCGCCCCTTTACTCGTCCGACTGCCCTTCTGCTCATCCAGCGTCTCTCGGTCACCTTTATTGCTCGATCTGTTCGAGTTCCAGCAACCCCTATTGTTGTTGCTCCCATCCAGCGCCAGATCTCGATATTCCCGATCTAGCGGCAGATCTCGattatccagatccagatccactaTTGTTGTTGCTATTCCACTAGATTCAGATCTACATTTTCCAGATGCAGAGCCCCTATAGCGGTTGCTGTTCCTCCAGATCCAGATCTAGCTTTTCCAGATCTACattttccagatccagatccactgTTGCTGTCACTATTCCGCCAGATCCATATCTACATTTtccagatccaaagcttttgttgcTGTTGCTATTCCGCCAGATCTAGATACTGCTAccccttgggtatctcctgctgtacggtacttctaaaacattcttctgctgcaactctgTGTGCTTTACATTATTTtcgatcaatggacaagaactcatcacgtacagaggccccacggtgtagttttgatggtactaACTATTCGCTATGGGCCAttcattttcagaacttcctcaagggtcgtggtttgtggggactaattgatagatttgttattattcccacttccacagatgccgataaattggctgattggaAAATGaataatggacggattattacttgGATTCTTGATTCGGTTGATCGGTcaattgctgttggcctcacacctcatcgcacggctaaggcaatgtgggagcatttTCAGATAATTTATCAATAAAGTAATGCGGCCTGGTCATatcgtctggaacaggatctcgttaaccttactcagggtgaggACGGTATTTAATCATTTtactctaaaattgtcacaatttggactgagatggcctTGATGGATTCAATATTTTCTCAtgactttaggattttccaaactatgcgcgagagtgcgcaagtttgccaatttcttatgaagctgcatccggaattcgagcattgtcgggctgctctcttaaaccgtagccctactccgtCATTGAATTTagttattaatgatctattggctgaggaacaacgactgaaagttctctctcttccttcctcaactccaggatcatctgatatggtgcttgctgtgtccaccactacaccaacatgTGGTTCTTctcctttgacttgtcgcggctgcaacaaggtgggtcatgttgtcgctcaatgcaaagaatgatacgcttattgtcgacgaactggtcatggtattcaggactgccgtacatgtgcctatgcatcttctttcggctGTGGCCGTGGTGGTCGTGGTGATGgccgtggccgtggtcgtgctctttctgctataCTACCACTATTTCTTCTGAGTCGTCTGTTAGTGATTCTGCAtcttctgctgaaggtctttcatcacctttgactcctgcAATGCTCCAGCAAATTGTTCAGGCCCTCTCTGTGGCCGATATATTAGGTATATCCTTATCTTCTCCAtagttcttcgattcgggtgcttctaaTCATATAATtggtgctgtatcccatcttcgtgacattcgtccctacaccggtaATCAGGTTATTTCTACTGCAGATGACACTAGACTACTTATTcagtccgttggatcattgactttctctcattCTGCTCATTGCCAGTTCACTCtttgtgatgtgtttcatgtccctaacctctcctctaacttaatttcagttggtcaactcacatccaataactgcttagtcatatttcttcccaactcttgttttgtgcaggatctggcgacggggaaggtacttgggatgggtaggcggcatggtcgtctgtacgtgctagACTTTGCTCTATCTGTCATtccagctcgttgtttcttttctccatcttcatcagatatttcttcggcaaataaattgtgaaaACTTTGGTACTTTCGCCTCGGTCATCAACATTTTGATcggttaattcagttattttctttTGGCATGTTAGGGAACGTTTCTCTTAATAAGaaagatttggattattcttgttcatcttgttgttttttaaaaagtaaatgtATTCATTTTTCTCTAACTATTACAAAATCATCTTTTATGTTTGAACTAGTACATACAGATGTTTGGGGTCCTTCACCACTTATGTAACTCTCTAGGTTACGTTACTacgttatattcattgatgatttcacacgttacacctggatttactttctgcactcgaagtcacaggtttttgaaaaattcaagatatttcactctatggtggagactcaatttcgggttccagttcaaactctccgctctgacttaagaggggaatatctctcaaccaattttcgtacatttcttcagggtcatggaattattcatcagaccacctgttctgatactccacaacagaacggggtggctgaacgaaaaaatcgtcatattgttgaaactgccaacaccctgatgacagctatgagtgttcctcgttctttctgggtggaagcaatgttacattcagtctacttgattaaccggatgtcAACCaacgttctgaacagtaaatctccacaCTTTGTTCTCCACGGCGTCCTTcttgcatattccacatttcgtgttctTGGTTGTGTCCGTTATGTTCACTTGGCTTCACGTgagcgtaacaaactatctcccaaatcgatcaaatgtatgtacttgggatttggagaaactcagaagggttttcgatgttatgatccggtttcttgttgtgttcgggtttcacgacatgttgtttttttgaacatattgcctttcattcatctctttctCATCCGTACGCCCCAAAATCTCctggtctaaccacctttcctgatattccttttgcctcgagtactctccctcgtccgttgcaggtttactcacgtcgatcACGTACAGCTctaccacctattactcaactcAAACCTACTGTACCTATTACAGATCCTGAACCTATCTCGATACGCCATTTCGATCGTGTACATCGAgtgcctgatcgcttgatatgctctatgtctgccatgaatgctactctagaTACTGTTTCtgttcctacttcatactctcaggcagccactcatgattgttggaagaaggctatgacagaagaacttgcggcattggatgataatcatacgtgggacattgtcactcgacctgctgaccaacaactaattggtagcaaatagatttattctgtcaagctcaagtctgatggatcattggatcgatacaaggctcgacttgtcgctcagggatacaaacaagaatacagaattgattatgatgagacattcgctcccatagccaagatgaaaactgttcgtactcttctggcaataTCTTCCGTTTGCTCTTGGCTacttgctcagatggatgtgaaaaatgtttttcttcatgcagacctccaagaaacagtatatttgaaacctcctcctgggtctttaatccctgacaataaggtatgtcgcatgaagaaagccctgtatggcctcaaacaagcatctcgggcatggttccaatgctttcacgatgttgttaccgGTGCTGGATTTACTCAAAGTAGTCATGACCCGTCCTTATTTTTGCACACCACTGCTCGCGGAATTGTCATTGGTctcgtctatgttgatgacctacttctgactggtagcgatgctactgacatctcggctttaaaggaagttctgcaatcctccttcaagatgaaagacctcggccatctcacgtactttcttgggcttgaaatttcacgttctaaacgtgggatcctggtcagtcagcgtaaatatgccaaggatcttctcgctttggcatcattgacggatcataaaacagttcagactcccttaaaACTTAACGTTTATTATGCCCGTGacaatggtgatctacttgcacagcccgacttatactgccgtttggttgggagtctggtttacttaaccaTGActtgccctgatattgcctacgctgtctaagtcgtcagtcagtttgtttttGCTCcacggactcttcatatgactacgGTGTTAcgcatcctacggtacctacatggaactctagatcgatcattgttcttctcctccacagcGACTCTGGACCTttgtgcttattcggatgctaattgggccggttgcgctctcacatgaagatctaccactgactactgtgtttttctcggcacttctctcatttcttggaagtgtaagaagcaggccactgtttccaaatcaagcacaaaagccgagtatcgggcgatgtccgctgcgtgtagtgagcttgtttggttacgtggacttctttctgacCTGGGCGTTcctgtgcagaatcctactctactccatgttgataatctcagtgccattcagattgcctctaacctagtttttcatgaacggatgaAGCAtgttgaagttgactgtcactttatccgcgaAATTTCAGTCTAggctcatttctctaccacatgttgcatcccatgatcagattgcagacattttcacaaagtccataacttctgcacgtcactctttTCTCGTTAggaaactattacttgtcgatgacccatattagtttgaggggggatgttagacagactgaaatataccttgtacagctagcataccttgtataattggtttccataggtagaggattctgattttattgctttccttgtatagatgttgtaatctctatatattcaacccctttgggttgtctcaaatacacaaaagctttgaGCTCCTCTCGGTTTCAACCATAATTTGTAATCGCAATTTGTGCCCTCCACAATAATTCACACTTCATGATTGGAACCATTCATCCACTGACCCATTAATGGATGAGAAGTTGCAACTGGAAGTATCGATCATCATTTCTTTAGAATGTTAGATAAGGCTGGCAATGTCCCAGCCTGGGCAAATCAATatttttgaataggcccagcctCGCATGCGTGCCCGACCAGTTCACAATCCAGGCCCAAGGCCCACCTATTGCCAGGAAATTGGTAAATATGGGTCAATCGTATTCTGAAGATGGGCATAGTTCTGGTTGAAAAGCTCCATGTAGTTTCATGGAGCAAGAGAAACAAGTCTTCTTTTCAATGATAACAAGCATCTTGATATGGAGAGATAAAGTTCAGCTATTCTGCTATCTGCGTCAATGAGGCAGTATTTACCTTGTTGAATAAGTATTATGGTTACATGTTTGAATCATTTATATTCATATGCATGTTAGAATAGTTCAGTATAGTATACCTTCAGGGATTCAAATATCAGATTCCAAGGACACAAATCCACTATTGATACCTTACAACCAGTGAATTGTATGGGTATCTTGATTTGAATCAACTTTCCATCATCACATCTTGTGAGAGAAATCCTTTTTGATCTGCTGCAATTCTCTTCAATCCGTCTTTGTGGATTTTCATAAGCATTTCATTCTGTATTCATACAAAATGGAGATGCAACTATTGCTAGGAAGTAACGTAACTGGATAACCTGCTTTGTGTTACAGCCGACATCCGACGCTGAAGTGGGCCCAGAGGTCTGACAAAATCTACTTGACAGTTGAGTTACCTGATGCAAAGGATGTAAAACTCAAACTTGAGCCTGAAGGCAAGTTCATCTTTTCTGCTACTAAGGATGGCGTTCCCTATGAGGTCGACATTGAGTTGTTTGATAAAATCGACACTGAGGTATGTGTATTTGGTTATCAAGCTTTTCACATATAAGAAATgctattatgatgcatgctccatGGAACTTCTATGAAATTCTGTTCCCACCAATGACCAAACCAACTTGTATGGtgattggaattattgatccaGCTGGTGGCAGGCCACCACATGGATTGAGTATTGGCTGAAAGCCTGAAAATTACTGTGATTGGACAACTATATGATGATTGCCTTTTGGTTCATTACCCGTCCACATCTTAGTCTGGTGAATCAATGGTCTCAACCAGCGAGCACAAACGCCACATATACAATGAACTTGTGTGGGTGCTTTGGTTGTGGCACTTGGGGGAACTTCATGAATTGTGTGCATCATGGTGGTGTTCCTTTTGTGTGtatatgtcttttttttttttttttttaattttgttttttggGGCATTGAATTACCACGAGTGAGATTCAGGAAAGCAAGGTTAGTATTGGTGTGAGGCACATCGTCTATGTTATAAAGAAGACCGAGAAGAAATGGTGGGGCAGGCTACTCAAGCAGGAAGGAAAACCGCCTGTGTTCCTGAAAGTGGACTGGGATAAATGGGTTGATGAAGAGGATGAGAACGGTAAGTGGCTGCAATAGATCTGATGGGAAAGTTGCAGGTGTGTATTTGGATCTATCACCAAGTTGTTGTTGGTGGGACTTGGAGAAAACAAGGAGGACTTGGCATTTGGGTGGTATGAAAACAGAATCCgccttaagtgggtcccattttccTGCCTTTTCCACCACAAATGATGAGTAAGATATGTATGTGAAGATCCCAAGCATGCATATCTCACTTGCTATTGGCATTAAGCCTAACATGTCAGCCAAACAACTccttgtactcaaatgattaagATTTCTGTTTCTTACTTCCATAACTTCCCTGTTTCACTGAAATGGCATTATCTTTCTTCTGAACAGAAAAAGCTGGGATGGATTTCGACGACATGGATTTCTCGGTACGCCATAAACACTGATACTTAAGTGTGGTGTTTCATTGATTTCCTTTTCCTAGATTTTCCTTTAAAAATGGATCATTTCCAAAAAAACATGTTAATTGTAAATTTCAATGGTTAAGAAAGGCAGATCCTGTTGTTTGACCGTTGATCTTTTAACATTTCCATGGAAACAACACTCATAACCAAACAACAGAATGACTATTGGATTGCTGTTTCCCATTTCCTGAGGATTCCATAGGGATTTTTCATTTCCATATTTTGGATTCACTCTTATCCAAAAGGTCCCTCGGGAGGGGGATTAGAAGCATACTAGGATTTCAGTTTGGGCACTGAGTGGTTTAGTGATGCAGACCATTGGCCTGTTGTGGATGGATAATATGCAACAAATCattaagattggaagatcctaactactcgatatagtttttttttttttcttagcatTGGATATATGTACTGGCCATACTCTctttttagccgtccatttgcAATCCACAAGGTGAAAGGATACCATTGCCGTATTGATGATATTTTTCAGGTACAACCCATGGTGGGGCCAAGTAGACCACTGGCCTTGATCACTGAATGTGATAGTTCTGATTGATATAATCTTTCCATTCTTAGAGAGGAGAAATCACAACTATCAGAACGGTGGTCCCTACATCTACATAGTGCAACCCAGATTACTCTACTGTTATTCTTGGACTGAGGATTGTATGATTGCTTCATGGTTTGGTGTTGAAATTGACTTCTGCTTGGTGGGGGCATCTCTGTTTTGAGCTGATCGTCTCGTGCAGCAAACAAACCAGAACTGAATGGCAGGGTCGTCTATGCTTTGAGTAATACTTAAAAACACACAGAATTGCATTTCGTTCACCTCAATTCCCAATGCTATCCTAAACATATCTCAAGCTTGTTTAACTCAAGTATAAGGTTCTGTCTTTAGGATCTGAATTCCAtgattatattttaaaatggtcCGCAATGACATGACACACTACCAAGACTCATCAGATTGTAGAAGGTTGTATGGTGGGCTGCTCCATGGCATGCACATTGAGAAACATGAAAGTGGTCCTTTTTCACTTTGGAATGCGCATTGAGCAAGCCCTTCCTCCTACCTCATGAATTTTCAATGCCTTCATCGAAGGGGGAAAATGGCCGTATTTCACATTGAAATGCTTTCTTTGTCCAATAGCCATACTTCACTTTGAAATGCTTTCTTTGTCCCATATGCCATCTAACATTTCTGCAACTAAAGGCTCTCGCTGAAGTGATGTTTTAAGATGAATGCTATCCCAGCCACTGGTGCCTCTACAAGTGCCAACTTGGCACACGTCTGTGATCTTGAGCATTCATCCTATATATCCTAAAAATGGCGTTGGCCACTCGTCATCCTATTTGAAGTGATGTATGTTGTCACTTCCTAACCTTCCATATGCACCCCGCCGCACCTTTAATGATTGGTTGAGGACATTCTCCAGAGGGAGTAAAAGGACATGCTCCCAGTTGATACTCGGCGATTTGACTTGAAACTCAGAGCTGAGTCAACTTGCCTCGACCAGAAATCGAACCGAGTTACTGTGGAACTCATGGGTTTGACTCAGTTCAAAGTCGGCTTGACTCTTTGAGTTGGTTGGCTTACTTGGTCAACTCAACATGGGTCTACTCAACATGATTCAAAGGGAGACGCTTGCTTGCATCAAGATTTTTTTAAGTAAAAAGAAAGTGGCGGTGGTGAGACAAAACCCCAACCAAGGCAACAAACAACATCTGCCAACTGACTATATGCTGCTTTCATGCTTTAAACTGCATATTTTTATATTCATACGATTTTAATAGTGGAATTaaattcctattttaattattaaatatcaagtctAGATGAGTCTCTGAGTTGAGACGAGTCTCTAAGACAACCTGgatatcgagtcgagtcgagtttttaaACTCTGACTCAccacttgagttttcaagtttttaaaTTATGATGTGTGGACTGGGTTTTTTGCACCCGAGTCAAGTTGACATGTGGGAGGGCGTTCTTGTTTCCCACTTGAAGTCAGGCCTTTGGAAATAGCATTCCTCTTCAGTTGAAATCGTTTTCTTTTTTAAGTGCTGACGGGAGAAGATGGATATTGTGCAGAAATTAGGCATGGGT of the Magnolia sinica isolate HGM2019 chromosome 7, MsV1, whole genome shotgun sequence genome contains:
- the LOC131251061 gene encoding co-chaperone protein p23-1-like isoform X1, yielding MSRHPTLKWAQRSDKIYLTVELPDAKDVKLKLEPEGKFIFSATKDGVPYEVDIELFDKIDTEESKVSIGVRHIVYVIKKTEKKWWGRLLKQEGKPPVFLKVDWDKWVDEEDENEKAGMDFDDMDFSKLGMGGDDFDMDDDANEDQEGKEGAEEAAIEKEGEPTSAVADEIKA
- the LOC131251061 gene encoding co-chaperone protein p23-1-like isoform X2, whose amino-acid sequence is MSRHPTLKWAQRSDKIYLTVELPDAKDVKLKLEPEGKFIFSATKDGVPYEVDIELFDKIDTEESKVSIGVRHIVYVIKKTEKKWWGRLLKQEGKPPVFLKVDWDKWVDEEDENEKAGMDFDDMDFSKGKKEQKRRRSRRKENPLRRLLMRLRPDCICKR